The following coding sequences lie in one Streptomyces sp. NBC_00510 genomic window:
- the dxs gene encoding 1-deoxy-D-xylulose-5-phosphate synthase, which translates to MSLLAGINRPADLRGLSHPELVRLAGEIREFLIRHVAATGGHLGPNLGVVELTLALHRVFDSPRDRLLWDVGHQAYVHKIVTGRAGEFTGLRQRGGLSGYPSREESAHDHIEHSHASAALSYADGMAKAGQLAGRADRHIVAVVGDGALTGGLAWEALNNIAEAPDRPVVIVVNDNGRSYAPTVGGLARHLAALRTHAGYERLAGWGKQALGGAGTPGRALHRTLHAAKEGIKEGLRAGLADGSTDAVTPHSLFGALGLHYLGPVDGHDIPALEAALERAKAHGAPVVVHCITRKGLGYAPAEEDEEDHLHGIGAIDPQTGRPLRPAVPTWSAVFGREMVELADAHPDLVAITAAMPGSVGLNDFAARYPARFFDVGIAEQHAVASAAGMAMAGLHPVIALYGTFLNRALDQVLMDLALHRLGATLVLDRSGVTGDDGPSHNGLWDLAMLQAVPGLRIAAPRDAHTLRQQLRQAVAITDAPTVLRYPRGAVGPEIPAAGRVGAVDVLREAAPGSGGVLLIAVGTMVPVALEAAGLCAERGVEVTVVDPLWVKPLPGELPALAAEHALVVTVEDGLRTGGVGTAVGQALQEAGIRTPVRALGVADGFPRQATRAEILAEAGLTAQAVAESVMEALARAAVTVPERRRNAHTSKMLLPRQRPEDA; encoded by the coding sequence ATGAGCCTGCTGGCAGGGATCAACCGGCCCGCGGACCTGAGGGGCCTGAGCCATCCGGAACTGGTCAGGCTCGCCGGGGAGATCCGCGAGTTCCTGATCCGGCACGTCGCGGCCACGGGCGGCCATCTGGGGCCCAACCTCGGCGTGGTGGAGCTGACGCTGGCACTGCACCGGGTCTTCGACTCCCCGCGTGACCGGCTGCTGTGGGACGTCGGGCACCAGGCGTACGTCCACAAGATCGTGACGGGGCGGGCCGGTGAGTTCACCGGCCTGCGGCAGCGCGGCGGCCTGTCGGGGTACCCCAGCCGGGAGGAGTCCGCGCACGACCACATCGAGCACTCCCACGCGTCGGCGGCCCTGTCGTACGCCGACGGCATGGCCAAGGCCGGACAGCTCGCGGGACGGGCGGACCGGCACATCGTCGCCGTCGTCGGCGACGGAGCGCTCACCGGCGGGCTGGCCTGGGAGGCCCTGAACAACATCGCGGAGGCCCCCGACCGGCCCGTGGTGATCGTCGTCAACGACAACGGCCGTTCGTACGCACCGACCGTGGGCGGACTCGCGCGGCACCTGGCGGCCCTGCGCACCCACGCCGGCTACGAGCGTCTGGCGGGCTGGGGCAAACAGGCCCTCGGCGGTGCCGGGACGCCCGGGCGGGCGCTGCACCGCACCCTGCACGCCGCCAAGGAGGGCATCAAGGAGGGGCTGCGGGCGGGCCTCGCAGACGGCTCCACCGACGCCGTGACGCCGCACTCGCTCTTTGGCGCGCTGGGCCTGCACTACCTCGGCCCGGTCGACGGCCACGACATCCCCGCCCTGGAAGCGGCCCTGGAGCGGGCCAAGGCCCATGGCGCGCCCGTCGTTGTCCACTGCATCACGCGCAAAGGGCTCGGATACGCGCCCGCCGAGGAGGACGAGGAGGACCATCTGCACGGCATCGGTGCCATCGACCCGCAGACGGGGCGTCCCCTGCGGCCCGCCGTTCCGACCTGGTCGGCGGTGTTCGGCCGGGAAATGGTGGAGCTGGCGGACGCGCACCCGGACCTCGTGGCGATCACCGCGGCCATGCCCGGCTCGGTCGGTCTGAACGACTTCGCCGCACGCTATCCGGCACGGTTCTTCGACGTCGGTATCGCCGAGCAGCACGCGGTCGCCTCGGCCGCCGGGATGGCCATGGCGGGACTGCACCCGGTGATCGCCCTCTACGGCACCTTCTTGAACCGCGCACTCGACCAGGTGCTGATGGACCTCGCCCTGCACCGTCTCGGTGCGACCCTCGTACTCGACCGGTCCGGGGTCACCGGTGACGACGGACCCAGCCACAACGGGCTGTGGGACCTGGCGATGCTCCAGGCCGTTCCCGGCCTGCGGATCGCGGCTCCCCGTGACGCGCACACGCTGCGGCAGCAGTTGCGGCAGGCCGTCGCGATCACGGACGCGCCGACGGTCCTGCGCTACCCGCGGGGCGCGGTCGGGCCGGAGATCCCGGCGGCCGGTCGCGTCGGTGCGGTCGACGTCCTGCGTGAGGCGGCCCCCGGTTCCGGCGGCGTCCTGCTGATCGCCGTCGGGACGATGGTCCCGGTCGCCCTCGAAGCGGCGGGGCTCTGCGCCGAGCGTGGTGTGGAGGTCACGGTGGTGGACCCGCTGTGGGTCAAGCCGCTGCCCGGAGAGCTGCCCGCCCTCGCCGCCGAGCACGCCCTGGTCGTCACGGTCGAGGACGGCCTGCGTACCGGGGGAGTGGGCACCGCGGTGGGCCAGGCCCTGCAGGAGGCCGGCATCCGCACCCCGGTGCGTGCCCTGGGGGTGGCCGACGGGTTTCCCCGGCAGGCCACGCGCGCCGAGATCCTCGCGGAAGCGGGACTGACCGCACAGGCCGTCGCGGAGAGTGTCATGGAGGCCCTGGCGCGGGCTGCCGTCACCGTGCCCGAAAGACGACGAAATGCACATACCAGTAAAATGCTGCTACCGCGTCAGCGGCCGGAGGATGCGTGA
- a CDS encoding tellurite resistance/C4-dicarboxylate transporter family protein — protein MAKSICRRTDETAPSGRRAALSAAVGDLNAGALAFVMGTGIVSTALYVNGAGTASAVLLWVALAGFAVLLPAYGWRLLRQRERFVADFLGPRAFAFLTVAISANVLAARLAPDGHTAVAWAFLAFGVLGWVVLDYGIPLALITTLKRGPSFDQVNGTWFLWAVGSESVAVAAAALARVTPGNVLPVLAVVCWAVGLVQYLLTAAIVLARLLARPVRPEGLMTSVWIFMGAAAIAVLAAVRLMALPVGSTMLSRPLLVGSSVVLWSFSSWLIPLLLALGVWRHALRRIPLRYELGWWNLVFPVGMYAVTTHELGRATGTSWMTSMGRWEVWIAAAFWAVVFAAMAAAKLRPRRPVPATLP, from the coding sequence ATGGCCAAGAGCATCTGCCGCAGGACCGATGAGACGGCGCCTTCCGGGCGCCGCGCGGCCCTCTCCGCCGCGGTGGGCGACCTCAACGCCGGTGCGCTCGCGTTCGTCATGGGCACCGGCATCGTCTCCACCGCCCTGTACGTCAACGGCGCCGGCACCGCCTCCGCCGTACTGCTGTGGGTGGCACTGGCCGGGTTCGCGGTACTGCTGCCCGCCTACGGCTGGCGGCTGCTGCGGCAGCGCGAGCGGTTCGTCGCGGATTTCCTGGGGCCGCGCGCCTTCGCGTTCCTCACCGTCGCCATCTCCGCCAACGTGCTGGCCGCGCGCCTCGCGCCGGACGGCCACACCGCGGTCGCATGGGCGTTCCTGGCGTTCGGGGTACTGGGGTGGGTGGTGCTGGACTACGGCATTCCGCTCGCGCTCATCACCACCCTGAAACGGGGCCCCTCGTTCGACCAGGTGAACGGCACCTGGTTCCTGTGGGCGGTGGGATCGGAGTCGGTGGCGGTCGCGGCGGCCGCGCTGGCCCGGGTGACCCCCGGCAACGTCCTGCCGGTGCTGGCGGTGGTGTGCTGGGCCGTCGGCCTGGTGCAGTACCTGCTGACCGCCGCCATCGTCCTGGCCAGGCTGCTGGCCCGGCCGGTCCGTCCGGAAGGCCTCATGACGTCCGTCTGGATCTTCATGGGGGCGGCGGCGATCGCCGTCCTTGCCGCAGTGCGGTTGATGGCACTCCCCGTGGGCAGCACCATGCTGTCGCGCCCGCTCCTCGTCGGGTCGTCCGTCGTCCTGTGGTCGTTCTCCAGCTGGCTCATCCCCCTTCTGCTGGCCCTGGGCGTATGGCGGCACGCGCTGCGCCGCATTCCGCTGCGCTACGAGCTCGGCTGGTGGAACCTCGTCTTCCCGGTCGGCATGTACGCGGTCACCACGCACGAGCTGGGACGCGCGACCGGAACGTCGTGGATGACGAGCATGGGCCGCTGGGAGGTCTGGATCGCCGCGGCGTTCTGGGCCGTGGTGTTCGCCGCCATGGCGGCCGCCAAGCTACGGCCCCGCCGCCCGGTTCCCGCGACGCTGCCGTAG
- a CDS encoding GNAT family N-acetyltransferase has product MSTTVPTGLAEETEIKAYTDFVTGAPADVLSALGVGARQFGSARALAVREDPSRFFNRAGGFGPAEPVTADIVEQVCDFYRAQGVPQGSFMIAPSVLPSDWASTAQKWNLTEGTRFAKLGCDVATVLAGTDGVAALDPDLRVGLVERDQAREWATVMMTTFGFATPAMIDMAAACVGRPNWRQYAVWEGERIVAVGSIFVNGDCADMFGGATLPEWRGRGAQSALLTARAQAAHEAGCRWLVAETGAEGPRDHNTSLHNMKRAGFEPLYERVTWVWGG; this is encoded by the coding sequence GTGCTCAGCGCCCTGGGCGTCGGCGCGCGGCAGTTCGGCTCCGCGCGGGCGCTCGCGGTTCGCGAGGACCCGAGCCGCTTCTTCAACCGGGCCGGGGGGTTCGGGCCTGCCGAGCCGGTCACGGCGGACATCGTGGAGCAGGTGTGCGACTTCTACCGCGCTCAGGGCGTGCCCCAGGGCTCGTTCATGATCGCGCCGTCAGTGCTGCCGTCGGATTGGGCCTCGACCGCGCAGAAGTGGAACCTCACCGAGGGCACCCGTTTCGCCAAGCTCGGCTGTGACGTCGCGACCGTACTGGCCGGGACCGACGGTGTCGCCGCGCTCGACCCGGACCTGCGCGTCGGCCTCGTCGAGCGTGACCAGGCACGCGAGTGGGCCACCGTGATGATGACGACCTTCGGCTTCGCCACGCCGGCCATGATCGACATGGCCGCGGCATGCGTGGGCAGGCCGAACTGGCGGCAGTACGCCGTCTGGGAGGGTGAACGCATCGTCGCGGTCGGCAGCATCTTCGTGAACGGTGACTGTGCCGACATGTTCGGCGGAGCGACGCTGCCGGAATGGCGCGGCCGCGGCGCCCAGTCGGCACTGCTCACCGCCCGCGCCCAGGCGGCCCACGAAGCAGGCTGCCGATGGCTCGTCGCCGAGACCGGGGCGGAGGGCCCCCGCGACCACAACACGTCCCTGCACAACATGAAGCGCGCCGGCTTCGAGCCGCTGTACGAGCGGGTCACCTGGGTGTGGGGCGGGTAG
- a CDS encoding RNA polymerase subunit sigma-24, whose protein sequence is MTTPIDEARLRSLTPGVLAILVRRGADFAAAEDAVQDALVEAVRVWPADPPRDPKGWLVTVAWRRFLDATRADTARRRREDLVDREPDPGPTPAADDTLQLYFLCAHPSLTPSSAVALTLRAVGGLTTRQIARAYLVPEATMAQRISRAKRTVSGVRFDQPGDVATVLRVLYLVFNEGYSGDVDLAAEAIRLTRQLAAAIDHPEVAGLLALMLLHHARRAARTAPDGSLVPLAEQDRGQWDTGAIAEGVGILQAALARDRLGEFQAQAAIAALHADAPTAEETDWVQIVEWYDELTLLTDSPVVRLNRAVAVGEADGPRAGLAALAALDDSLPRYTAVAAYLHERDGDLTTAARLYAEAARKAPNLAERDHLTRQAARLNSRRGG, encoded by the coding sequence ATGACCACCCCCATCGACGAGGCACGGCTCCGCAGCCTCACGCCGGGCGTCCTCGCCATCCTCGTCCGCCGCGGAGCCGACTTCGCGGCGGCCGAGGACGCCGTCCAGGACGCGCTGGTCGAGGCCGTCCGCGTCTGGCCGGCCGACCCGCCCAGGGACCCCAAGGGCTGGCTGGTCACCGTGGCCTGGCGCCGGTTCCTGGACGCGACGCGGGCGGACACCGCCCGCCGCCGCCGCGAGGACCTCGTCGACCGGGAACCGGACCCCGGGCCCACGCCCGCGGCCGACGACACGCTCCAGCTGTACTTCCTGTGCGCCCACCCGTCACTGACGCCCTCGTCCGCGGTCGCGCTCACGCTGCGCGCCGTGGGCGGGCTGACGACCCGCCAGATCGCCCGGGCGTATCTGGTGCCCGAGGCGACCATGGCGCAGCGCATCAGCCGGGCCAAACGCACCGTCTCCGGCGTGCGGTTCGACCAGCCCGGCGACGTCGCCACCGTGCTGCGCGTCCTCTACCTGGTCTTCAACGAGGGCTACTCCGGCGACGTCGACCTCGCCGCCGAGGCCATCCGCCTCACCCGGCAGCTCGCGGCCGCGATCGACCACCCCGAGGTGGCGGGGCTGCTCGCCCTCATGCTGCTCCACCACGCCCGGCGGGCCGCCCGGACCGCGCCCGACGGCAGCCTGGTGCCGCTCGCCGAACAGGACCGCGGCCAGTGGGACACCGGGGCCATCGCCGAGGGCGTCGGGATCCTGCAGGCGGCGCTCGCCCGCGACCGGCTCGGCGAGTTCCAGGCGCAGGCCGCCATCGCGGCACTGCACGCCGACGCGCCCACCGCCGAGGAGACCGACTGGGTGCAGATCGTCGAGTGGTACGACGAGCTGACACTCCTGACCGACAGCCCGGTCGTCCGCCTCAACCGCGCGGTCGCCGTCGGCGAGGCCGACGGACCGCGCGCCGGGCTGGCGGCGCTCGCGGCGCTGGACGACTCGCTTCCCCGGTACACCGCGGTGGCGGCCTACCTCCACGAGCGTGACGGCGACCTGACGACGGCGGCACGGCTTTACGCCGAGGCGGCCCGCAAGGCACCCAACCTCGCCGAGCGCGACCATCTGACGCGCCAGGCCGCCCGCCTCAACTCCCGGCGTGGTGGCTGA
- a CDS encoding MarR family transcriptional regulator yields MTDRHPATATRQPPPILWSLGLLHGELRGTHGLSLHDYLILGALAEAEGRPVPLTRLTALLRETRTRIASLLTGLEAAGLVERSRGPGDRRTIEVTLTEAGRARFTDAERAAHERLRRHFVL; encoded by the coding sequence ATGACCGACCGCCATCCGGCCACCGCCACACGGCAACCTCCGCCCATCCTGTGGAGCCTGGGTCTCCTGCACGGCGAACTGCGGGGGACGCACGGCCTGTCGCTCCACGACTACCTCATTCTCGGGGCCCTCGCGGAAGCGGAGGGCCGGCCCGTGCCCCTGACGCGGCTGACGGCGCTCCTGCGCGAGACGCGGACCCGGATCGCCTCCCTCCTCACAGGCCTGGAGGCGGCAGGACTCGTCGAACGCAGTCGTGGGCCCGGAGATCGCAGAACGATCGAAGTGACCCTGACCGAGGCAGGACGTGCCAGGTTCACCGACGCCGAGCGGGCCGCACACGAGCGGCTGCGCCGGCATTTCGTCCTGTGA
- a CDS encoding YciI family protein, with the protein MAKYLLLKHYRGAPAAVNDVCMDQWTPQEISDHVRYMQDFAARLEKTGEFVDGQALAPEGTWVRYDGEGRPPVTDGPFAETKDLIAGWMVIDVDTYDRAVELAGELSAAPGAGGRPIHEWLELRPFLAAPPTITE; encoded by the coding sequence ATGGCCAAGTACCTGCTCCTCAAGCACTACCGCGGCGCACCGGCCGCCGTGAACGACGTGTGCATGGACCAGTGGACGCCCCAGGAGATCTCCGACCACGTCCGGTACATGCAGGACTTCGCCGCCCGCCTGGAGAAGACCGGCGAGTTCGTCGACGGCCAGGCCCTCGCCCCCGAAGGCACCTGGGTCCGCTACGACGGCGAAGGCCGCCCGCCCGTCACCGACGGCCCCTTCGCCGAGACCAAGGACCTCATCGCCGGCTGGATGGTCATCGACGTCGACACCTACGACCGTGCCGTCGAACTCGCCGGAGAACTCTCCGCCGCCCCCGGCGCCGGCGGCAGGCCCATCCACGAATGGCTCGAACTCCGCCCCTTCCTCGCCGCCCCGCCCACCATCACCGAATGA